One window from the genome of Halomicrobium zhouii encodes:
- a CDS encoding DUF58 domain-containing protein, translated as MSGEPMAFHEMGAEFPEFDETPTELVVGPGDAADHQTKRWFGVSAFALLALAVGVFTAQGGLLLASALGMAFSGYGRLTSPPPVSLAIERTISDAHPNPGDEVTVSLTVTNDGDRPLPDLRLVDGVPDRAAVTGGSPRIATALRSGESTTIEYTIAATRGVHEFEPLTAIVRDVSGATERIASVEQGDAFACEPDLPSPTLDVPLRPQTTQYTGRTPADAGGDGVEFYATREYRMGDPMSRIDWNQTAKTGDMRTIEHRVERSVTVALLVDARPSADVSPGDGASAGSVAGSTLERNLEAAREVAASLLAEGHSVGLAAFSEHDCWLAPASSDNHRIELRETLATHPAFSPGDEDADVSVFSVAQRLRQRLPSDAQVILFSPLVDDFVFRTTVRLDAHGHRTTVVSPDPTTADTSGHRLASVERRMRITRLRRRGLPVADWAVDESLAHAMARIRGGRSV; from the coding sequence ATGAGTGGGGAGCCGATGGCGTTCCACGAGATGGGCGCGGAGTTCCCCGAGTTCGACGAGACGCCGACGGAGCTGGTCGTCGGGCCGGGCGACGCCGCCGACCACCAGACGAAGCGGTGGTTCGGCGTGTCGGCGTTCGCGCTCCTCGCGCTGGCCGTCGGCGTGTTCACCGCCCAGGGTGGTCTCCTGCTCGCGAGCGCACTCGGCATGGCCTTTTCTGGGTACGGCCGGCTCACCTCGCCACCGCCGGTCTCCCTCGCCATCGAACGGACCATCAGTGACGCCCACCCGAACCCCGGCGACGAGGTGACTGTCTCGCTCACCGTCACCAACGACGGTGACCGGCCGCTGCCGGACCTGCGGCTCGTCGACGGCGTCCCCGACCGGGCGGCCGTCACTGGCGGGTCACCCCGAATCGCGACGGCGCTGCGGTCGGGGGAATCGACCACTATCGAGTACACCATCGCCGCGACGCGCGGCGTCCACGAGTTCGAACCGCTCACGGCCATCGTCCGCGACGTCAGCGGCGCGACCGAACGAATCGCCTCGGTGGAACAGGGCGACGCCTTCGCCTGCGAGCCGGACTTGCCCAGTCCCACGCTCGACGTCCCGCTCCGACCCCAGACCACCCAGTACACGGGGCGAACGCCCGCCGACGCCGGCGGCGACGGCGTCGAGTTCTACGCGACGCGGGAGTACCGGATGGGCGACCCGATGAGCCGCATCGACTGGAACCAGACGGCCAAGACCGGCGACATGCGGACCATCGAACACCGCGTCGAGCGGTCGGTCACGGTCGCCCTCCTGGTCGACGCGCGGCCCAGCGCCGACGTCAGTCCGGGTGACGGCGCCAGCGCGGGCAGTGTGGCCGGGTCGACGCTCGAACGCAACCTCGAGGCGGCCCGCGAAGTCGCCGCGTCGCTGCTGGCCGAGGGCCACTCGGTGGGACTTGCGGCCTTCTCCGAACACGACTGCTGGCTGGCGCCCGCGTCGAGCGACAATCACCGCATCGAACTCCGTGAGACGCTCGCGACGCACCCGGCCTTTTCTCCCGGAGACGAGGACGCCGACGTGAGCGTCTTCTCCGTCGCCCAGCGACTCCGCCAGCGCCTCCCCTCGGACGCCCAGGTGATCCTGTTCTCCCCGCTGGTCGACGACTTCGTCTTCCGGACGACGGTCCGACTGGACGCCCACGGCCACCGGACCACGGTGGTCTCCCCCGACCCGACCACGGCGGACACGTCGGGCCACCGGCTCGCCAGCGTCGAACGGCGGATGCGGATCACGCGCCTGCGCCGCCGGGGGCTTCCCGTCGCCGACTGGGCCGTCGACGAGTCGCTCGCCCACGCCATGGCGCGCATCCGCGGGGGGCGGTCGGTGTGA
- a CDS encoding DUF7519 family protein produces MSDAVLESTSDRPADDPAAGDHETADPTATDAPTSEDDWSFDQSPSTLGVATTIVAGLVAVAATTVSPPAALLALAGLLVLAVGVHRGSNQAHKLGTAGLFAGVLLAGAAGASPAASLVAFGGAVLAWDAGENAISLGRQLGAHAPTRRATVVHVAATGAVASVVGVLALVVYDLSRAGQPTTAVALLLVAALLFIWLLDD; encoded by the coding sequence GTGAGCGACGCCGTTCTGGAGTCGACGTCGGACCGGCCGGCTGACGACCCGGCGGCCGGCGACCACGAGACTGCCGACCCGACGGCGACCGACGCCCCGACGTCGGAGGACGACTGGTCCTTCGACCAGTCGCCCTCGACGCTTGGCGTCGCCACCACCATCGTCGCGGGACTGGTCGCAGTCGCCGCGACGACCGTCTCGCCCCCGGCCGCGCTGCTCGCGCTCGCCGGCCTCCTCGTCCTCGCGGTGGGCGTGCACCGCGGCTCGAACCAGGCCCACAAGCTCGGGACGGCGGGGCTGTTCGCCGGCGTCCTGCTCGCCGGTGCGGCGGGAGCCTCGCCGGCCGCGTCGCTCGTCGCCTTCGGCGGCGCCGTCCTCGCGTGGGACGCGGGTGAAAACGCGATCAGTCTCGGTCGACAGCTGGGCGCGCACGCACCGACGCGGCGGGCCACCGTCGTCCACGTCGCGGCGACGGGGGCGGTGGCGAGCGTCGTCGGTGTCCTCGCGCTCGTCGTCTACGACCTGAGCCGGGCCGGCCAGCCCACGACCGCCGTCGCCCTGCTCCTGGTCGCGGCGTTGCTGTTCATCTGGCTGCTCGACGACTAG
- a CDS encoding AAA family ATPase encodes MDVAEASEVCDTVLDEVSDAVIADRAFFETVLMGVVGRGHVLLEDVPGTGKTLTARTVAEALGLSFSRIQFTPDLLPADITGTHVFNERERTFEFNEGPIFANVVLADEINRAPPKTQSALLEAMEEGQVTVDGDTYELPQPFFVIATQNPVEMEGTFELPEAQVDRFLAKTSIGYPEEEGEFELLQRRRGRTEQSPSVQTVLTPEEVDDVRDLPETVTVEDDVLRYIGKVARATRTHRNVDVGVSPRGTQRLFEAVRARAIIQGREFVTPDDVKAVTQAVLAHRIVLTPEARVENVDEADIVDEVLDSVPVPTVAA; translated from the coding sequence ATGGACGTCGCCGAAGCAAGCGAAGTGTGTGACACGGTGCTCGACGAGGTCAGCGACGCGGTCATCGCCGACAGAGCGTTCTTCGAGACGGTGTTGATGGGCGTCGTCGGCCGCGGCCACGTACTGCTGGAGGACGTGCCCGGGACGGGGAAGACCCTGACCGCGCGGACCGTCGCCGAGGCGCTCGGCCTCTCCTTTTCCCGCATCCAGTTCACGCCGGACCTGCTGCCGGCGGACATCACCGGGACGCACGTGTTCAACGAGCGCGAGCGGACCTTCGAGTTCAACGAGGGACCCATCTTCGCCAACGTCGTCCTGGCCGACGAGATCAACCGGGCGCCGCCGAAGACCCAGTCGGCGCTGCTGGAAGCGATGGAGGAGGGCCAGGTCACCGTCGACGGCGACACGTACGAACTCCCCCAGCCGTTCTTCGTCATCGCGACGCAGAACCCCGTCGAGATGGAGGGGACGTTCGAACTCCCCGAGGCACAGGTCGACCGCTTCCTCGCGAAGACCTCCATCGGCTATCCGGAGGAGGAGGGCGAGTTCGAACTGCTCCAGCGCCGCCGCGGTCGCACCGAGCAGAGCCCCTCCGTCCAGACCGTCCTCACCCCTGAGGAGGTCGACGACGTGCGTGACCTCCCGGAGACAGTCACCGTCGAGGACGACGTGCTGCGCTACATCGGGAAGGTGGCGCGGGCGACGCGGACCCACCGCAACGTCGACGTGGGCGTCTCCCCGCGCGGGACCCAGCGCCTCTTCGAGGCCGTCCGTGCGCGGGCGATCATCCAGGGTCGCGAGTTCGTCACGCCCGACGACGTGAAGGCCGTCACGCAGGCGGTGCTGGCCCACCGCATCGTGCTGACGCCGGAGGCCCGCGTCGAGAACGTGGACGAGGCCGACATCGTCGACGAGGTGCTCGACAGCGTCCCCGTGCCGACCGTCGCCGCCTAG
- a CDS encoding RNA-guided endonuclease InsQ/TnpB family protein, translating into MPDEEYRTAVTRLELSQSSRQLLEQTISEWRRGCNIAVDAAWGIDDLSSRRVQSIAYDRIRERTELKSQHAVLATHHAAEAMRSCVEQLGYRSGTSPTFSSPTIKYDPRTMTLFEDGTVSLTTLGSRVRCSLALPEESNGYQFTFLDDDAWSLKQSTLTIRGGTFYLHLGFRRAISASESTAEDGAVLGVDLGLENIAVTSTARFFSGSELRHRRREFSRIRRRIRQTRTRSAYRTLSRLSGREERYARDVLHSVANGIVEEALRYQCQVIAFESLEGIRDRIPEASFFHQWAFRQLQKFVQYKAESHDISVVTVDPANTSLKCADCGYSASANRPTRNHFQCEKCGTEANADYNAAKNVGLRYVRRGLQSSRRTGASRCALKSGTVTPNGNFAPYHDGFEAEFTDKVAIS; encoded by the coding sequence GTGCCCGACGAGGAGTATCGGACGGCAGTTACCCGATTGGAACTCTCTCAAAGTAGTCGACAGCTGCTAGAGCAGACTATCTCGGAGTGGCGACGTGGCTGCAATATTGCTGTGGATGCAGCCTGGGGGATTGATGATCTTTCTTCTCGTCGAGTCCAATCGATCGCCTACGATCGTATCCGAGAGCGGACTGAACTGAAAAGTCAACACGCCGTTCTCGCAACGCACCACGCTGCGGAAGCGATGCGAAGCTGTGTCGAACAGCTCGGTTACAGGTCAGGCACGAGTCCCACCTTTTCCTCGCCGACGATCAAGTACGATCCTCGGACGATGACGTTGTTCGAAGATGGGACCGTCTCTCTGACTACACTCGGATCCCGAGTGCGGTGTTCACTTGCACTCCCTGAGGAGTCTAACGGATACCAGTTTACGTTTTTAGATGACGATGCGTGGTCGCTAAAACAGAGTACTCTCACAATTCGAGGTGGTACGTTCTATCTCCATCTCGGATTCCGTCGGGCAATTTCCGCCAGTGAGTCGACTGCCGAGGACGGAGCGGTTCTCGGAGTCGATCTCGGGCTGGAAAATATCGCAGTTACGAGTACAGCGCGGTTCTTCTCTGGTAGTGAACTCAGACATCGTCGAAGAGAGTTTAGCCGCATTCGCAGACGCATACGACAAACTCGGACTCGAAGCGCGTACCGAACACTGTCTCGATTGAGTGGACGGGAGGAACGGTACGCTCGTGACGTCTTGCACAGTGTCGCAAATGGCATCGTGGAGGAAGCACTTCGATATCAGTGCCAAGTGATCGCTTTTGAGTCGCTGGAGGGTATTCGTGACCGGATACCTGAGGCGAGCTTCTTCCATCAGTGGGCGTTTCGGCAACTTCAGAAATTTGTCCAATATAAAGCCGAGAGTCATGACATCAGTGTCGTAACAGTTGATCCTGCGAATACCTCTCTAAAATGCGCAGATTGCGGATATTCCGCGTCTGCGAATCGGCCTACCAGAAATCATTTTCAATGCGAGAAATGTGGCACGGAGGCGAACGCAGACTACAACGCGGCGAAGAACGTCGGACTCCGCTACGTCCGTCGCGGCCTTCAGTCGTCTCGGCGGACGGGCGCCAGTCGATGCGCCCTGAAGTCCGGAACAGTGACGCCGAACGGGAATTTCGCTCCCTACCATGATGGGTTCGAGGCTGAGTTTACGGACAAGGTTGCTATCTCCTAG
- a CDS encoding DUF2070 family protein, producing the protein MTATQGNLAGLSRFIFKAPSWHASVAFSLLLAAVMGVAAFESQFVYEDAWQGIFYVGIPTVVASALTPTVDRALGGHLTPNRASLLALFCELVVIVILTFAGLVTFLTGFGQRFVIDALLMSLASIFAFRLLIVMAVSRHSLPVAAIPASIQTGAAAVLLSIYSGTTGLLLDNPVLRDLLSRPEEAPPELLSVGATELGLLGIMCVIYAGAVWLFLVVLDRPWRSSLGVSVLDFLQGFIGHVAEGSRELEDFFEELGEDAIVPVTVLSVRRPGGEEKARFVLPMIHPGPMGEIGGGNLPQRVAWEADGLAFPPHATAGHDFNLVTEREVDPILSAAETAYQRLDYTDQATQSIRVQEGEATLTGQAFGDGAFLAATYSPGFADDVDYAVGLSAAAEARSDDVDEILLADAHNCNDGLEGEDLGHVVPGSQRSFDMIYGAGRLGDRLASAHQDDLRCGVAWDQTPWDPEDGIGPLGIRVAVFETGGQTTAYVLVDGNNMEPGLRETIVGAIDSVDVVEVMTTDTHIVNTIEAVNQVGGAIPDDELLALIDELVDAAIDDLEPVEAGMASEKAEVTVFGNDRTEMLASTANAVVSLGGALAAAFILGVLAVSVLIFFLAGA; encoded by the coding sequence ATGACGGCGACCCAGGGGAACCTCGCGGGCCTCTCGCGATTTATCTTCAAAGCCCCGAGCTGGCACGCGAGCGTCGCCTTCTCCCTCCTGCTCGCCGCGGTGATGGGCGTCGCCGCCTTCGAGTCCCAGTTCGTCTACGAGGACGCCTGGCAAGGTATCTTCTACGTCGGCATCCCGACCGTCGTCGCCAGCGCCCTCACGCCGACCGTCGACCGGGCACTGGGTGGCCACCTGACGCCGAACCGGGCCTCCCTGCTCGCGCTGTTCTGCGAACTCGTGGTCATCGTCATCCTCACGTTCGCGGGCCTGGTCACGTTCCTGACCGGCTTCGGCCAGCGGTTCGTCATCGACGCCCTGCTGATGTCGCTGGCCTCTATCTTCGCCTTCCGCCTCCTGATCGTCATGGCCGTCTCCCGGCACTCGCTGCCCGTCGCGGCTATTCCCGCCAGCATCCAGACCGGCGCCGCGGCCGTCCTCCTCTCCATCTACAGCGGGACGACGGGACTCCTGCTGGACAACCCAGTGCTCCGCGACCTGCTCTCCCGACCGGAGGAGGCCCCGCCCGAACTGCTCTCCGTCGGCGCCACGGAGCTGGGCCTCCTCGGCATCATGTGCGTCATCTACGCCGGTGCCGTCTGGCTCTTCCTGGTCGTCCTCGACCGACCGTGGCGCTCCAGCCTCGGCGTCTCCGTCCTCGATTTCCTCCAGGGGTTCATCGGCCACGTCGCCGAGGGCTCGCGGGAACTCGAGGACTTCTTCGAGGAACTCGGCGAGGACGCCATCGTCCCCGTGACGGTGCTCTCCGTTCGCCGGCCTGGCGGCGAGGAGAAGGCCCGCTTCGTCCTGCCGATGATCCACCCCGGCCCGATGGGGGAGATCGGCGGCGGCAACCTCCCCCAGCGCGTCGCCTGGGAGGCCGACGGCCTCGCGTTCCCGCCCCACGCCACCGCCGGCCACGACTTCAACCTCGTCACCGAGCGCGAGGTCGACCCCATCCTCTCGGCGGCCGAGACGGCCTACCAGCGCCTGGACTACACCGACCAGGCGACCCAGAGCATCCGCGTCCAGGAGGGCGAGGCCACCCTCACCGGCCAGGCCTTCGGCGACGGCGCCTTCCTCGCGGCCACGTACTCGCCCGGGTTCGCCGACGACGTCGACTACGCCGTCGGCCTCTCGGCGGCCGCGGAGGCCCGCTCGGACGACGTCGACGAGATTCTGCTGGCCGACGCCCACAACTGCAACGACGGCCTGGAGGGCGAGGACCTGGGCCACGTCGTCCCCGGGAGCCAGCGCTCCTTCGACATGATCTACGGCGCCGGCCGCCTCGGCGACCGCCTCGCCAGCGCCCACCAGGACGACCTCCGCTGCGGCGTCGCCTGGGACCAGACGCCCTGGGACCCCGAGGACGGCATCGGTCCGCTCGGCATCCGCGTCGCCGTCTTCGAGACGGGCGGCCAGACCACCGCCTACGTGCTCGTCGACGGCAACAACATGGAGCCCGGGCTCCGCGAGACCATCGTCGGCGCCATCGACTCGGTGGACGTCGTCGAGGTGATGACCACCGACACCCACATCGTCAACACCATCGAGGCGGTGAACCAGGTCGGCGGCGCCATCCCCGACGACGAACTCCTCGCGCTCATCGACGAACTGGTCGACGCCGCCATCGACGACCTCGAACCCGTCGAGGCCGGCATGGCCAGCGAGAAGGCCGAGGTGACGGTGTTCGGCAACGACCGCACCGAGATGCTCGCCTCGACGGCCAACGCCGTCGTCTCCCTGGGCGGCGCGCTCGCCGCCGCGTTCATCCTCGGCGTGCTCGCCGTGAGCGTGCTGATCTTCTTCCTCGCCGGTGCGTAG
- a CDS encoding GMP synthase subunit A, producing the protein MTRIAVVDNHGQFTHLEQRALRDMGVDVETIDNETPPEEVDADGLVFSGGPDMDRIGNCPDYLELDVPILGICLGMQLMATELGGTVGSGDYGGYADVTVDILDDDDPLVGSLAPETRVWASHADEVKEVPEGYAVTADSDVCGVEAMSNGADRFGVQWHPEVAHTEEGEEVFENFLAVCDSS; encoded by the coding sequence ATGACTCGCATCGCCGTCGTCGACAACCACGGCCAGTTCACCCACCTGGAGCAGCGCGCGCTCCGGGACATGGGCGTGGACGTCGAGACCATCGACAACGAGACGCCGCCAGAGGAGGTCGACGCCGACGGCCTCGTCTTCTCCGGCGGCCCCGACATGGACCGCATCGGCAACTGCCCCGACTACCTCGAACTCGACGTGCCGATACTGGGGATCTGCCTGGGGATGCAGCTCATGGCGACGGAACTCGGCGGCACCGTCGGCTCCGGAGACTACGGCGGCTACGCCGACGTGACGGTCGACATCCTCGACGACGACGACCCGCTCGTCGGTTCGCTGGCGCCCGAAACGCGCGTCTGGGCGAGTCACGCCGACGAGGTCAAGGAGGTGCCCGAAGGGTACGCCGTCACCGCCGACTCCGACGTCTGCGGCGTCGAGGCGATGAGCAACGGCGCGGACCGCTTCGGCGTCCAGTGGCACCCCGAGGTCGCCCACACGGAGGAAGGGGAGGAAGTGTTCGAGAACTTCCTCGCGGTTTGCGATTCGAGCTGA
- a CDS encoding DUF7097 family protein: MEKAPGGSPVGVDDPYEHVGRCDHLTDEGKCRWAVDHGHHDPEFANERSAEEFQCPVAGDTDEEGLTGPWEWKDCPHFRCQNRERECERCGLEARRMAHTDERPLLEEHHLSYSEGSDEGDGDPTHEITVFLCRWCHAKVHNSWARVTDDVNPDPEAVAEQEGRKSRELDELGFQSAAERFDGDGE, translated from the coding sequence ATGGAGAAGGCACCGGGCGGGTCGCCCGTCGGCGTCGACGACCCGTACGAGCACGTGGGCCGGTGTGACCACCTCACCGACGAGGGCAAGTGCCGGTGGGCGGTGGATCACGGCCACCACGACCCGGAGTTCGCCAACGAGCGCAGCGCCGAGGAGTTCCAGTGTCCCGTCGCGGGCGACACCGACGAGGAGGGACTAACTGGTCCCTGGGAGTGGAAGGATTGCCCGCACTTCCGGTGTCAGAACCGCGAGCGCGAGTGCGAACGGTGCGGTCTCGAAGCCAGGCGGATGGCCCACACCGACGAGCGGCCCCTCCTCGAAGAACACCACCTGTCCTACAGCGAGGGCAGCGACGAAGGCGACGGCGACCCGACCCACGAAATCACGGTCTTCCTCTGCCGGTGGTGTCACGCGAAGGTCCACAACTCGTGGGCCAGAGTCACCGACGACGTCAATCCCGACCCGGAGGCCGTCGCCGAGCAGGAGGGCCGGAAGTCCCGGGAACTCGACGAGCTGGGGTTCCAGTCGGCCGCCGAGCGGTTCGACGGCGACGGGGAGTGA
- a CDS encoding DUF192 domain-containing protein → MRVVHEPEGEATILATNVETADTSGEQLKGLMGRSSIPDDYAMVFRFEDPPFWTPAALANWRSIHMLFVRFPLDVVWLLDGEVRQVKTLQPWRGVGMAKADTILELPAGAADGMEAGDAVVVED, encoded by the coding sequence ATGCGCGTCGTCCACGAGCCGGAGGGGGAAGCCACGATTCTCGCCACCAACGTCGAGACGGCGGACACCTCCGGTGAACAGCTGAAGGGCCTCATGGGCCGGTCGTCGATTCCCGACGACTACGCCATGGTCTTCCGGTTCGAGGACCCGCCGTTCTGGACGCCCGCTGCCCTCGCGAACTGGCGGTCGATCCACATGCTGTTCGTCCGGTTCCCGCTCGACGTCGTCTGGCTGCTCGACGGCGAAGTCAGGCAGGTGAAGACGCTCCAGCCGTGGCGCGGCGTGGGAATGGCGAAGGCCGATACGATTCTGGAACTCCCCGCCGGCGCCGCCGACGGGATGGAGGCCGGGGATGCCGTCGTCGTCGAGGACTGA
- a CDS encoding (R)-citramalate synthase, giving the protein MSGSALFGRHPLTEPLSDVGDVQFFDTTLRDGEQAPGVSLSPDEKAHIAGLLDDANVDVIEAGSACTGPGERKTISRVADLDLDATVTSFCRGIKNDVDLALDCGVDGVDIVVPASDRHVVDKVGTSREENVQDTVELVEYAKEHGLWVEVIGEDGSRADLDYLEELLGAAMDAGADRICWADTVGHATPDGAVEAVSRLSELGPVSTHTHDDLGLAVMNALVSVAAGADMVHGTINGIGERAGNVALEEVAIALDHGYGVETMDLTKAYELGELVANATGMPLPPNKAVVGANAFTHESGIHTDGTLKDDAMYEPYPPEKVGRERRLALGKHAGRAGVEAALEERNFDVTDEELGEIVQRVKEIGDRGRRVTDADLITIAEEVQGAEHDRRVELLDLTTVAGGGTPTASVRLSVDGEERKEAEVGSGPVDAALNAIQSALGHAADTHLESYHVDAITGGTDAVVTVEVEMSRGDRTVAVTASDSDITRASVHAMVDAIDRLIADDSEHVIADD; this is encoded by the coding sequence GTGAGCGGGTCCGCGCTGTTCGGGCGCCACCCGCTGACGGAACCCCTCTCCGACGTCGGCGACGTACAGTTCTTCGACACGACGCTCCGTGACGGCGAGCAGGCCCCAGGTGTGTCGCTCTCGCCGGACGAGAAGGCCCACATCGCGGGGCTGCTCGACGACGCGAACGTCGACGTCATCGAAGCCGGCAGCGCCTGTACCGGCCCCGGCGAGCGCAAGACCATCTCCCGGGTCGCCGACCTGGACCTCGACGCCACGGTGACGAGTTTCTGCCGCGGCATCAAGAACGACGTCGACCTGGCGCTGGACTGTGGCGTCGACGGCGTGGACATCGTCGTGCCTGCCAGCGACCGCCACGTCGTGGACAAGGTCGGTACCTCGCGCGAGGAGAACGTCCAGGACACCGTCGAACTCGTCGAGTACGCCAAAGAGCACGGCCTCTGGGTCGAGGTCATCGGCGAGGACGGCTCCCGGGCCGACCTGGACTACCTCGAAGAGTTGCTGGGTGCAGCCATGGACGCGGGCGCGGACCGCATCTGCTGGGCCGACACCGTCGGCCACGCGACGCCCGACGGCGCCGTCGAGGCCGTCTCGCGGCTCTCCGAACTCGGGCCGGTGAGCACGCACACCCACGACGACCTGGGGCTAGCTGTGATGAACGCGCTGGTCTCCGTCGCCGCGGGCGCGGACATGGTCCACGGGACCATCAACGGCATCGGCGAGCGGGCCGGCAACGTCGCGCTGGAGGAAGTCGCCATCGCGCTGGACCACGGCTACGGCGTCGAGACGATGGACCTGACGAAGGCCTACGAACTGGGCGAACTGGTGGCCAACGCCACCGGGATGCCGCTCCCGCCGAACAAGGCCGTGGTGGGCGCCAACGCCTTCACCCACGAGTCGGGCATCCACACGGACGGGACGCTCAAGGACGACGCGATGTACGAGCCCTACCCGCCCGAGAAGGTGGGCCGGGAGCGCCGTCTCGCGCTGGGCAAGCACGCCGGTCGCGCCGGCGTCGAGGCCGCGCTCGAAGAACGGAACTTCGACGTCACCGACGAGGAACTCGGCGAGATCGTCCAGCGCGTCAAGGAGATCGGCGACCGCGGTCGGCGCGTCACCGACGCGGACCTCATCACCATCGCCGAGGAGGTCCAGGGTGCCGAACACGACCGCCGCGTCGAACTGCTGGACCTGACGACCGTCGCCGGCGGCGGCACGCCCACGGCGAGCGTTCGCCTCTCCGTCGACGGCGAGGAGCGCAAGGAGGCGGAAGTGGGCTCGGGTCCGGTCGACGCCGCGCTCAACGCCATCCAGTCGGCGCTGGGCCACGCCGCCGATACCCACCTCGAATCCTACCACGTCGACGCCATCACCGGCGGCACCGACGCCGTCGTCACCGTCGAGGTGGAGATGTCCCGGGGCGACAGGACGGTCGCCGTCACCGCCAGCGACTCGGACATCACCCGCGCGTCGGTCCACGCGATGGTCGACGCCATCGACCGGCTCATCGCCGACGACTCCGAACACGTCATCGCGGACGACTGA
- a CDS encoding Gfo/Idh/MocA family protein, giving the protein MTTIAQFGLGGLGRTHLDAFTDLPGVEVLAGADPFDDARESFARDYGAAGHRSYEGLLAEHAAELDAVNVVTPHSLHFEQAMAALDAGLSVHLEKPMVTGLDDALRLTDAAADTEASVQVGYQRHFDPRFRAVRETILSGAIGEVVGANCFLEQDWIQPVSGTWRTDPSLSGGGQLYDSGSHLLDALLWTTDTRPRSVGAVVEANDADVDVHSSLSLSLERGGRTVPASVFVTGDGPTGPDTREGLYVWGTDGSVEYGPDGVVVRQKGGGTSWEDVPEYDSPELERRKLGAFVETVDGERANPVPPETGLDVIAVTEAAYQASDGGRTVDVQRLLRDARPAA; this is encoded by the coding sequence ATGACCACCATTGCACAGTTCGGCCTGGGCGGTCTCGGTCGCACGCACCTGGACGCGTTCACCGACCTCCCGGGCGTCGAAGTGCTGGCCGGTGCGGACCCGTTCGACGACGCACGCGAGTCCTTCGCTCGCGACTACGGCGCGGCGGGCCACCGGTCGTACGAGGGCCTGCTCGCCGAACACGCGGCCGAACTCGACGCCGTGAACGTCGTCACGCCCCACAGCCTCCACTTCGAACAGGCGATGGCGGCGCTGGACGCGGGCCTGTCGGTCCACCTGGAGAAGCCGATGGTGACCGGCCTCGACGACGCGCTCCGGCTCACCGACGCGGCGGCCGACACCGAGGCGTCCGTCCAGGTGGGGTACCAGCGTCACTTCGACCCGCGCTTTCGCGCGGTGCGGGAGACGATACTGTCGGGCGCCATCGGCGAGGTGGTCGGCGCCAACTGCTTCCTCGAACAGGACTGGATCCAGCCGGTGTCGGGCACCTGGCGGACTGACCCGTCGCTCTCGGGCGGCGGCCAGCTGTACGACTCGGGGTCGCACCTGCTCGACGCGCTGCTGTGGACGACGGACACGCGGCCGCGGTCGGTCGGCGCCGTCGTCGAGGCCAACGACGCCGACGTGGACGTCCACAGTTCGCTCTCGCTCTCGCTCGAACGCGGCGGCCGCACCGTCCCCGCGAGCGTCTTCGTCACCGGCGACGGACCGACCGGCCCGGACACGCGCGAGGGACTGTACGTCTGGGGGACGGATGGAAGCGTCGAGTACGGGCCCGACGGCGTCGTCGTCCGTCAGAAAGGTGGCGGAACGTCGTGGGAGGACGTCCCCGAGTACGACTCTCCCGAACTCGAACGGCGGAAACTCGGCGCCTTCGTCGAGACGGTCGACGGCGAGCGCGCCAACCCGGTTCCGCCCGAGACGGGGCTCGACGTCATCGCCGTCACGGAGGCCGCCTATCAGGCGAGCGACGGCGGCCGGACGGTCGACGTTCAGCGACTCCTCAGGGACGCCCGACCGGCGGCCTGA